Within Bremerella sp. JC817, the genomic segment ACCTTGTCAGATCGAACCCACAGGTCGATCGATTCCGTTTGCTTGACGTCGATCTCGGGAAATCTTTTTCGCACACCAACGTACCGGCCTCCCTCGGTGAAGTCGACTTCCAGTCGCAAGGCTGACTCGCTTTCGCGACGACCTTCGATCACGCTTAAGCTGCCGGCGGCACCAGGGAACTCGGAACCAGGGTTGTATTGCCAGCCTCCGTTCTCGCCAGCGGTGAAATCGGAAAGCGGGATCGTCGTGGCAACATCGACTTTCGGCGGAGGCTCTGTCGCGCGCACGTTGCGGATCGCGATGCTTCCCTCGCTCATCGCTTCTTTGCCAGCGAGGATCACGAACAGCTTCGCCGGTTGATGCCATCGTCCGTCGTTCGCGCCGCTCCACTTCTCGTAGCGAGTGACGATATCCATCGGCGTGCCAGCCTCGAGCGAGGCAAAGTACCGAGCGACCGGAAACACATACGTTTGCCAGCCACCTTTGTCGTTTAAGCGAATGTTCAATTGATGACACTGCCCGGTCCCGTCGATCAGCCGGGAGGTCACATTGTCCACGCCACTGGGGACTTTGATGTCGAACGAGATCGATTCCAGCGGAATCTCAGCCAGACGCCGGGCCGCCTGAACGTACATCCCGCCTTGCGAGAAGTCGCCATGCAAAACGAGCGTGGGGGCGTCTTCTGTCTGTAGTTCCAGCTTGCCAACCGCACCGGGAAATTCTTTCCCATTGTCGAAGGTCCAGCCCCCCAGCGGTTTCGCCGAATCGATCAGAGGAAGCGGCTGCTGAGCGGTTGCCGTCGTGGCCGCGGCGAGAACCATCAAGATGACAGGAAGCGAACGAATCATGGCGTATGGCAATCAGTTGAGGGCGAACGGAAGAATATCGGCCACTGGCCGATTTTCGAGGCGGAATGGTTTGACCCTGCCCACTTGCGCGAAGACAATAGCGAACGTTCGATGCCCTGCCCACCTATGCCCTGCCTTGCCCGAAGGTTACATCATGCTCCGACTTTTTCCCATCGCTCTGCTCGCGATCTTCCCTTGCCTGCTCTCTCCGGCGACCGCCGCCGAGAAGCAGCTTCCCAACATCGTGATGATTCTGACCGACGATCAGGGATGGGGCGATCTTAGCATTCAAGGGAACACCAACCTTTCGACTCCGAACATCGATCAACTGGCGAAAGAAGGTGCCCGCTTCGACTGGTTCTATGTCTGCCATCTGTGTGCTCCGACGCGAGCCGAAATGCTGACCGGTCGATTCTATGCTCGCACCGGCGTCCGGGGCGTTTCGACTGGCCAGGAACGTTTGAACCTCGACGAGAAGACACTCGCTCAATACCTCAAGGAAGCAGGCTATGCGACCGCTGCGTTTGGCAAGTGGCACAACGGGATGCAGTTCCCTTACCATCCCAATGCTCGCGGTTTCGACGAGTACTACGGCTTTTGCTCCGGTCACTGGGGGCACTACTTCAGCCCGGAACTCGACCACAACAACACGCTGGTTCGTGGCGATGGCTATGTGACCGACGACTTCACGAACAAGGCGATGCAGTTCATCGAGAAGAACAAAGACAACCCGTTCTTCTGCTATGTCCCATATTGCACGCCTCACTCGCCGATGCAGGTTCCGGATCAGTTTTACGACAAGTTCGCCGACGCCGATCCAGCGATGAAGAATCGTGATCCAGAAAAAGAAGAGCTCGGCATGACACGCGCAGCCTTGGCGATGTGCGAAAACATCGACTGGAACGTCGGCAGAATTTTGAAGAAGCTCGACGAATTGAACCTGGCGGAAAACACGATCGTCATTTACTTCAGCGACAATGGCCCCAACAGCTTCCGCTGGAACGGGGACATGAAGGGACGTAAAGGTTCGATCGACGAAGGGGGTACCCGCGTGCCATGCTTCGTACGATGGCCAGCTCAGATCAAACCGAATACCCGCATTGGCAAAACGGCCGGTGCGGTCGACCTGTTGCCGACGCTGCTCGATTGTGCCGGGATCGAAGTGGAATACGCCAAGCCGATCGACGGTCGCAGCGTGAAGCCACTTTTGACCGGCAACTGGGAACGCTGGCAAGATCGTCCGATCATCGCCGTTCGCAACAAAGAGATCAGCGTCCGCACCCAGACCAGTCGCCTCGACGCGCAGGGGCATCTCTACAACATCTTAAACG encodes:
- a CDS encoding arylsulfatase encodes the protein MLRLFPIALLAIFPCLLSPATAAEKQLPNIVMILTDDQGWGDLSIQGNTNLSTPNIDQLAKEGARFDWFYVCHLCAPTRAEMLTGRFYARTGVRGVSTGQERLNLDEKTLAQYLKEAGYATAAFGKWHNGMQFPYHPNARGFDEYYGFCSGHWGHYFSPELDHNNTLVRGDGYVTDDFTNKAMQFIEKNKDNPFFCYVPYCTPHSPMQVPDQFYDKFADADPAMKNRDPEKEELGMTRAALAMCENIDWNVGRILKKLDELNLAENTIVIYFSDNGPNSFRWNGDMKGRKGSIDEGGTRVPCFVRWPAQIKPNTRIGKTAGAVDLLPTLLDCAGIEVEYAKPIDGRSVKPLLTGNWERWQDRPIIAVRNKEISVRTQTSRLDAQGHLYNILNDVGQREDISGTNPTMVKRMQAVADKFRGEVQETYFAKDDRPFTVGYTNNTPLPARDGNGHGGIERSARAPNCSYFTNWKTTDGRVTWDVEVGEPGEYEAVVYYTCPKENVGVEIQAELLGQKTSATVTEVHDPESYGPEQDRFDRGSESPVKDFKPLSLGTLKLEKGRGTLTLSALKIPGEGAIEVRSVWLNRK